A DNA window from Fusarium fujikuroi IMI 58289 draft genome, chromosome FFUJ_chr11 contains the following coding sequences:
- a CDS encoding probable lysophospholipase (lpl), with translation MLGFVALTLWLSTAIAAPEDTALIPRVNSVGIRALPNSPSGGYAPKVVDCPSTRPKARLADGLSSEEESWVRRRRNNTIDDLKTFLSRANISGFDAESFVEKHKNNATGLPNIAIAASGGGYRALMNGAGFLSAADSRNNKTGPISGLLQSATYLAGLSGGGWLVGSIFANNFSTVPDLQSGDKVWRFDRSIFKGPKSSGISLLNTAEYWDEMKDAVDDKDKGWNTTLTDWWGRALSYQLVNAPEGGPSYTFSSIADTSNFKDADTPFPILVADGRAPGERVISLNATVYEFNPYEFGTWDPTTFGFVPTEYLASNFTNGSISSKGECVRGFDQIGFVMGTSSSLFNQFLLNNITKVGKENDIPDIVVKAIEGVLVGLDQDDEDIAQYAPNPFFGWNPTDKSVNSKDRQLTLVDGGEDLQNIPLHPLIQPVRGVDIIFAIDSSADTDNNWPNGTALRATYDRVGSSIGNGTLFPSVPSAETFINEKLNQRPTLFGCDANNFTLSDGEVPPPLIFYIPNAPYTYHSNVSTFDMSYTTTERDNIILNALNGATQGNATIDKEWPTCVACAVMSRSWWKANETVPDACKTCFDRYCWDGKSNNTAVKSYEPEYIIGGNATAEAADNAAGARLGPSWFVSAGVGAAALFALM, from the coding sequence ATGCTCGGCTTCGTGGCCTTGACGCTCTGGCTCAGCACAGCCATTGCTGCTCCGGAAGACACGGCTTTGATCCCCAGGGTCAATTCAGTCGGGATCCGAGCCCTACCAAATTCTCCGAGTGGCGGATATGCTCCGAAAGTAGTTGATTGCCCTTCAACACGTCCAAAAGCTCGTCTTGCCGATGGACTGTCTAGCGAGGAAGAATCCTGGGTTCGTCGTCGCAGAAACAACACAATCGATGACCTAAAGACATTCTTGTCGCGAGCCAACATTTCCGGCTTCGATGCCGAGAGCTTCGTTGAGAAGCATAAAAACAATGCGACTGGTCTAcccaacatcgccatcgccgcgTCCGGCGGTGGTTATCGCGCTTTGATGAACGGTGCAGGCTTTCTCTCAGCTGCTGATTCACGCAACAACAAGACCGGCCCCATCAGCGGCCTTCTCCAGTCGGCAACGTATCTGGCTGGTCTTTCTGGCGGTGGCTGGCTCGTGGGATCTATTTTCGCCAACAACTTCTCAACAGTGCCAGACTTGCAGTCTGGTGACAAAGTCTGGCGATTTGATCGCTCCATCTTCAAGGGCCCCAAGAGCTCTGGGATCAGTCTTCTCAACACTGCCGAGTACtgggatgagatgaaagATGCCGTtgacgacaaggacaagggcTGGAATACTACTCTCACTGATTGGTGGGGCCGCGCATTGTCGTATCAGCTCGTCAATGCGCCTGAGGGTGGACCTTCATACACTTTCTCTTCCATTGCCGATACCTCCAACTTCAAGGACGCAGACACGCCCTTCCCCATCCTCGTTGCTGATGGTCGTGCTCCGGGCGAGCGCGTCATCTCCCTGAACGCCACTGTATATGAGTTCAACCCATACGAGTTTGGCACATGGGATCCTACAACCTTTGGCTTCGTACCCACTGAGTATCTCGCTTCCAACTTCACCAACGGCAGCATCAGCTCCAAGGGTGAATGCGTTCGCGGCTTTGATCAGATCGGTTTTGTTATGGGAACATCCTCTTCACTATTCAACCAgttccttctcaacaacatcaccaaggtcGGCAAAGAGAATGATATTCCCGACATTGTTGTCAAAGCCATTGAAGGCGTCTTGGTTGGCTTGGAccaggatgatgaggatatcgCCCAGTATGCACCCAACCCCTTCTTCGGATGGAACCCTACCGACAAGAGCGTCAATTCCAAGGATCGCCAGTTGACTCTTGTCGATGGCGGAGAGGATCTGCAGAACATTCCTCTTCACCCATTGATCCAGCCCGTTCGTGGCGTTGACATCATTTTTGCCATTGATTCGTCTGCTGATACGGACAACAACTGGCCCAATGGTACTGCTCTTCGTGCTACATATGACCGTGTTGGTTCCAGCATTGGCAACGGCACACTATTTCCCTCAGTCCCATCAGCTGAGACCTTTATCAACGAGAAGTTGAACCAGCGCCCTACGCTCTTTGGCTGTGACGCAAACAACTTCACTCTTTCAGACGGCGAAGTTCCCCCTCCGCTGATCTTCTACATCCCCAACGCTCCCTACACCTATCACAGCAACGTTTCTACTTTCGATATGTCGTATACCACTACCGAGCGCGACAACATTATTCTGAATGCTCTCAATGGAGCTACTCAGGGTAACGCTACTATTGACAAGGAGTGGCCTACTTGCGTGGCGTGTGCTGTCATGAGCAGAAGCTGGTGGAAGGCGAATGAGACTGTTCCTGACGCTTGCAAGACCTGCTTCGACCGCTATTGCTGGGATGGAAAGTCCAATAACACTGCTGTCAAGAGCTACGAGCCTGAGTACATCATTGGAGGAAATGCGACCGCGGAAGCGGCAGACAACGCAGCTGGAGCCAGGCTTGGTCCAAGCTGGTTTGTATCGGCTGGTGTCGGGGCTGCTGCTTTGTTTGCTCTCATGTGA